GCATTGCCGCGAATCGCCAGATGTTCATCCAGACGGTCGAAAAGCCGATTGAACGCTTACTCCAGAATCCGAACGGCTCCATTGCCCAGCGCGAAGTGGGCTTGCATGTGCGCTCCGGTGCCGCTGGCATCGAGCTTGCCATCCGCACCGGAGCCGACGTGATTCTCTTTGACCATCTCGAAACGATGGAAGAGCTTTCCCTGCTCATGCAGGCTTCGAACGCGGGCGCTCTCGTGTTCGCTGTCGCGAGCGGCAACAACATCAACGCGCTTCTTTCGCGCCTCCTCATGTCCGTGCCGAGCGAGAACCGCAGCGCTTTTGCATGCTCGCTTGCCGATCAGCTCAAGGGCGTCATCGTGCAGCACCTGATTCCGGCTGTGCAAAATCAGGGCCTTGTGCTTGCAACCGAGGCGATGAAGGTGACATCGACAATTGCGGGCATGATCCGCAAGTGCGATGTATCGCAGATCCTCTCTGCAATCAGCAACCAGAAAGATCAAGGTATTACGCTCGATGATTCATTGCAAATGTGCGTAGAATCCGGTTACATCGAAGGCGTCGAAGCCTGGAAACGTGCAAACGACAGCCGCCGTTTTGCGTCTTACCGCAAGGTTTAGCGAGGTTCATCATGGCATCAGAAATTGAATCTCTTTTGGAATACGCCTTGAACATCGGGGCGAGCGAATTGATTGTGACCGAGGGCGCTCCTTCGGCGGTCCGCTTTGCAGGCCGCGTCTGTGCAGTTCCGGAATCTTCATCACTCCCGTTTGGTTCTCTGCTTGAATTTTTAGGCGCGCTTGATGGCGAATCGGGAACGTTTGTCGGAGGTCCTTGGGTGAACACCAGGTGGCGCGTGAAGTACTTCCGCGAAGCGCATGGCAATGCGGCAATATTTCGCCCGCTTATGGCCGAATGTCCGGAATTTACGGCGCTTGGCGCACCTACTGCCCTCGATAGCTTGCTTGGTCTCAGTTCCGGTCTCGTGATTTTTGCAGGGCCAGCGTGCTCCGGGAAAACGGTCTCTGCGGTGTCTTATGTCTCGGCTTTGTGCAGTTCTAGCATTTTGCGGTTCTGCGATCTGGACGAAGGTCGTGAGCTGCCTGTGAAAACGGGCGAAAGCTTAAAGCTCGTGAACACGGTCGGTTCGACCTCCGAAAAGCTGGAGCAGGGCCTTCGCAGCGGAACAGATCTTTTCTGGCTTGGCGATTTTGACGGCTCGTCGTTGATTTCCATTTTACGTGCCGCAGAATCGGGCGCCTTGGTGGTCATGAACGTGACGGCAGGTAACACCGTTGGCGTTATTGACGCTCTCCTTTCTGCTGCTACTCCTGAAAATCGAGACCTTGTCCGTACAATGCTTGCTGCAGCTCTCAAGGCTGTTGTCGTGCAGAGACTTTTGCCCTCGGCCGCTGAAAACGGTGGCGCCGTTTCGGCCTGGGAAATCCTTTTTAACACGCAAAACGTGGCTGCTCACATTCGCAGTGGTGAACAATTCAAGCTTCCATCCGTTATGGCCTCCTCCGCATCCGAAGGAATGCTTTTGATGGACGATTGCCTAGCTGAATTTGTTCGCTCTGGCTATGTGACTGCCGAAGAGGCAGGTAGGTATGTTTCCAATCCCGCTCGGCTGGCTTAAAAAATCACTTCTTGTGACGGTGGCGTTTGTTGCCTCCGTTTATGTGGCGCCTGTGCAGGCGGAGCATTCTGCTGATGAAACGCTTTTGAGCGCCATGCAGCTGGTGCCTGATTCACTCCAGGCCAAGAAGACTAAGACTGTGCTTTACCTGGGCGGTGGCGAGCGCTCCCCGTGGTTTCATCTGGGTGTCCTGTATGCATTGGAAGAATACAAGATCCCTGTCGATTCCATCGTGGCTACATCGTGGGGCGCCTGGATGGGGGCTTTGTGGTCGCTTGGCGTCTCGATAGACGATATCCAGCGCTTGATGCTCGATTCGTACATTGCTGATTATTTAGGGGTCAATGCGATCCATGCAAAGACGGAACATGACGCGTTTAAGCTCCCGGTTTCGCTGGATGGAGTTCCTTCGCTCCGTCAGAGATTTTCGTTCTATGCCGATACGGCTGGGCGTGTTTATCGGAGCATGCATGCGCTTGTCCCTGATACCGCTTCCATTGAACGCTCGCTTTCTCGCCTCCGTTTTGAAGAATCCCTTTACCGCCAGCATGGGACTTACCGTATTCCCTTTACGCTTCTCACGTGCGATAGCGTTGTGGGAAATCCTTCGTATGCAGATATTGTAAGTTCGCTACCGCTTTCTGGGCATGAAAAATCTGGAGAACTCTGTCCGTATTTGGCTCTCCCGCAGACAAAAAATCAGCAAGAGGCTTCGCTGATTGTCGTTGCCGATCCTGTCCGATTTGATGTTGATGGAAATGCGGAAACGCGTACCATCAAGAAAAATGTTTTGTCGATGCTTGTGGATCAGGGCATCTTTATAAGGTCTCATTCTATTCGCGATACGTCTCGCAAGTCCATGATCCAGGCGGGCTTTTCGGCGGTGGAACGTAGCCTGCGCGATATTATTCCTACTGTCGATGGTCGCAGGGAATATGGCGATAAGCAAAAATCCGAAGCGTGGTTTGAATTTAATCCGATGTTTGATAGCCTTTCTGCAGAACATCATTCATCGGTCCTGTCTTACTGGAATCCCAAGGATACCGGCTTTACAGCCCCGGTCAATTTTGCCTATTCTATCGCGTCTAAGGCTCCTTATGATACCATCTCGTTCAGCATGCAGCCTGATGGATGTCTTTTGATTGATGTAGGGGTCCATCCGACGCTGGATGTGGCCGCAGGCGGTTTTGGCTCCAATGTTAATGGGGCGAACGCCTATGGCGAGGTGACCCTAAATTACGTAAACCAGATGGAAATAAATTTGAAGCTTGCTGGCTTTTATGGGACTTCGTCTTATGGCTTTAGGCCGCGCCTTGAACTTTCGAACTTGATCAGCTATCGCTGGAAATTCCGCTTTGGCTATGACTTGATGAAGCTTCGTATTCTAAAGGCTTTTGAAAACGATAATGTTTACGAAGAAAACCGTTTTGAATACGAAAAGCGCAACGATCTCTTTTTGTCGGCAAGGTATGCCTTTGATAAAATGCAGTCTATCGAGCTGAAGTTCTTGTTTGGAAGCCGCGAGTTTGAACTGTCTCCGCTTGCGTTGCCTGAAATGGACTTTTTTGACGATGACGATGATTTTCAGAATTCGAGTTCCAACTACGAGACGAGTCCTGTAACGCAGAGCGTTCGCTATTCTTTGTTGAACGGTGAAGATGACGACTGGTTTGCGTCAAAGGGATTCGCTGCGAATGCGTATCTGGGCTTAAACTTGATTGGCTACGGCTTCCATCAGAGAGGGCCAATCTATGGAACGTACGCTTTGGATGGGCGCTTTTCCTATGCGCCGACGCCACATTCCTCGGTGACTGTTGGGGCCGCTGTTGGGCTGGATGCGTTCCGAGATGGGGGGCGTTTTAAGTTCCCTGAAAACTTTGGAAATACAGCGATGGAAGACCGCTATCGCTTGCATGTGACGCCAACGCCATGGTCTGAAGATTGGCTTGACCCGGAGCTTTCGACGCATGGGTATGCGATGATTCGCGTGAACGGCGGCGTTCATCGCCATGGATTTGGCGCCTGGCTTTCGTTTGCGTATATACACGATTTCGAGGACAAGTCAACCGCACGGTTGAATTCAAACAAGTTTGTGTTTGAGCCTGCTCTCCGCTATCAATATCGGTCGTTTACGATTTACGCTGGACTGAATCGCATTGTCGATACGGAGACCTTTGGCGATGTGAAGGATTTTAAGAATTACAGATACTTTATCCGTATCGGTGATTATAATCTGTTCTAATGTACTAATGTAGGCTGCGTCATCCTGAGCGCAGCGAAGACAACTCAAAAGGCGAGTGTCGCGACCATGCTTGCATGGGCATGACCGAGCCAAGGAGTTGGGGCTTGCCCCATCCAGTCAATTCTTGAGGTTAAACTTATTTCTTCTCGCCGCGGTTCTTGGCGGCGACATCCTTGTACTTGTTGTGGTCGGCGAGATTCGTGCTGAAGAAATGCGTGTGCGAACCGTCGTCTTTTGCAACAAAGTAAAGGGCTTCCGTCTTCGCCGGGAAAAGCGTTGCTTCTATCGCCTTGCGGCCTGGATTTGAAATAGGTCCAGGCATGAGTCCCGGGAACTTGCGGGTGTTGTACGGACTGTCGCTATTCAACTGGCTCTTGTAGATAGGGCCTGTCAAGTTCTTGAAGATGAACCGCACCGTCGGGTCTGCCCCGAGCGGCATACCGATGTCCAGTCTGTTGTGGAATACGCCAGCAATCAGCGGTCGCTCGTCTGGAATGCCAGTTTCTTCTTCGACTACGCTTGCAAGTGTCAACACCCGGTGCCAGTTTTTGAGTTTATCCCACATGGGGCTTTTACGTGCTTTCATCTCGTCGCGCACCTTGAAGTTTGCGGCGACCATCTGTCGCAGTATGGATTCTTCGTCGGAGTTGATGGCGAAGGGGTAGGTGTCTGGCAGCAGATAGCCTTCGAGCGAGTTCCCTTCGATGCCGAGCGATCGGGCGAACTTCGGGTCCTGGACTAGTTTGTTCCAACGGGCCGTGTCGAGGTCCGGGAAGCTCTTCTGGAGGTAGGCCGGGATTTCCCAGGAGGCTCGACCTTCGGGGATGGTCACCTTTCGGACTGCATTCTTTCCGCTTTCGAACAGTTCGGCAAGTTCATCGAGTGTCTGGTGGGCGGGGACCTCGTAAAAACCCGCTTTGAGGGCTGGCTTATTCAATTTGCACCATAAAGTGAATGCAAAATCGTCTTTCCAGATCCCTTTCGCTTGTAAAATTTGTAAAACTTTTGTAGGGGAACTGCCTTTTGGAATCTCCAAAATGACGGTATTTTCGTTGAGTGAAACGGCGCTCAACCGTTGATTTACGTGGAAATACGCAAAAACAGCAGTTAGAACGAGGATGATGGCGGTAATTGAAAAAATCTTCTTCATTGCGTAAAAATTTAAAAGAAAATGCAACGGATTGGCAAAATAAAAGGTATATTCGTATAGCATTGTTGAATATTTCCCTTGTTTTGAGGATTCGCTATGAAAATGATGAAAAAAATTATGTTTGTCGCCTTCGCTTTGCTGGTTGCTTCTTCTTTTGCAGCCAAGAAGGTTAAGTCCAAGCTGGGCGATGTGGAACTCACCAAAGAAAAAGATGGTGGCTCCGTTGTCTGCACGGCTGGCTTTAACGACGAACTGACGGTCTTGAAGGAAGCTGATACCGAAGTCCTCGTGAAGGGTAGCTGCGGTCAGGGCTGGGTTCCGAAGTCCAAGGTTGAATACGTTGCCCAGAAGGCTGGCGACAAGTCCATGAAGTTGGAAGACGTGGACATTGTGGGCTGGCTCGATAACCCGAGCGCCGTGTTCGTGTTGGAAAACGACGACATCGACTTTGACGGTGTGAACATCGACCGTGACTTCAAGGAATACTTGCAGCACACGATGGACCGTGAAACGATGGAAATGCGCAACGGCGAAAACTAGTTGTTGAACATTTCAGAATGTTTGACCCGTGGCTTAACGCTGCGGGCTTTTTTTATGTGGTAAACTGCGCCTTTTGCTTGGTGTCTTGTGTAACTTCGTACTCCCTACAATTTTTGCATGTATTTAAATATTTGCATAAATTCCCCGCGAGCCGCCTAAAAATACTATCTTTGCGCCCATGAGTTATTTGAAGGGTTTAAAAGACGGTTCCCCGATTGGGCTTGGCTACTTTGCCGTCTCGTTCTCTTTTGGTATTGCAGGCTCGAAGATCTTTTCGTGGCCGCTTGTGACGCTTATATCCATGACGAACTTGACCTCGGCAGGTCAGTTTGCAGGACTCCAGATCATGGCAGATGCCGCCGGCACGTTTATCGAGATGGCGCTTGCGACGTTCTTTATTAACCTCCGCTATTCGCTGATGGCAATTTCCCTGTCCCAGAAGGTTTCGCCCGATTTTGGTACGGTGAAGCGCCTTTTGCTTGCGACGGGCATCACGGACGAGATTTTTGCGGTGGCGATGTCGCAGAAGCGCGTGACGCCGATATACTTCCTTGGGCTTTCGACGCTCCCTTACATTGGCTGGTCGCTTGGGACGATGGTCGGCGCGATCTGCGGTGAAATTCTCCCGGCAATAGTGACAAACGCCCTTGGCGTTGCGCTTTATGGCATGTTTGTTGCGATTGTGGTGCCGCAGATGAAGGTGCATGGCCCGACGGTTTTCGCTGTCGTGATTGCTGTTGCGCTTAGCTGTGCGTTCAAGTTCTTCCCGCCGCTGAGCGGCGTGTCTGTCGGTTTTGCGATTATCATTTGTGCGCTTGTGGCGTCCTTTGTTGCGGCGTGGTTCTTCCCGATGGCAAACGTCAATGATGATGACGAGGAGGCCAAATGAATATCGACATGCAGACTTACCTGATTTACTTGCTCGTAATGGCTGGCGTGACGCTCTTCTTGCGTGCTGTGCCGTTCATTTTGCTGCGCAAGAAGCTCAAGAGCGTGTTCTGGAGTTCGTTCCTCGCTTACGTGCCATACACTGTGCTCAGTGCGATGACCGTGCCTGCCATCTTCTTTGCGACGGATAGTCGTTTGACGGGCGCCTGCGCGCTTTTTGCTGCCGTGGTCGCTTCGCTCCTCGGCGGTGGCCTCGTGACCGTTGCTGCGGTTTCGTGCCTTACCGTTCTTGGCGTTGACGGACTCATGCTTCTGTGAGTTTGAAGTTAAGAGTTACTAGAAATGTTTATATCGCAATCTCTAGTAACTACTAACTATTAACTAGTAACTAAGTTCAAGCCTTTTAACATTTATTTTTTATTGAAATGCGGTTTTCTGCATTCGCTAAATTGTATATTCTTGCGTGTAATTTACCGTTTTTCGTTATTTTGGAGCTGAAATGGATATTGGAACCCTTCATTTTCAAAATCCCGAAGCCTTTTGGCTGTTGTTGTTCGTTCCGCTGTTGATTGCGCTTTATGTTTACCGTCAGCAGCGTCGCAAGAGCACGATCAAGTTCCCGGCGCTCGCGCTTGCAAAGAAGGCTGTGCCGAGCCGTCGTGTAAAGTTTAGGCATATCGTCCCGGCTCTTCGTTTGGCGGCCCTTGTTTGCTTTGTTGTGGCGCTTGCCCGCCCGCAGAATGCGATGGAAGTCGAATACACTTCGACCGATGGCGTTGATATCATGCTTGCGCTTGACGTTTCGGGATCGATGGGTACGCTTGACATGCTTACCCGCACCGAACAGGCAAAGCTTGGTACGATGAATGCTGAAAAATTCTTGAAACGCGGCGAATACTGGAAGTTCAGCCGCCTGGGCTACGCGCAGGACGTGATTGCCGAATTCATTGGCAAGCGCCATAGCGACCGCATTGGTCTTTCGGCTTTTGGTGCCCGCTCGTTTACGCAGTGTCCGCTCACGATGGATTACGGTTCCCTGCTCGAAATCCTGAAGGCTAGTGACGACCTCGCTCGCGATACGCTTGTGAATAACAGGACCGCTATTGGCGATGGGCTTATGAACGCCCTTGCAAGGCTCAAGATGTCCGACGCCAAGTCTCGCGTGGTGATTCTTTTGACTGATGGTCGCGATAACGCGAGTGTCGTCCCGCCGGTGCGCGCCGCCGAAGTGGCAAAGTCCCTGGGTGTAAAGGTTTATACAGTCGGCGTCGGCAAAAAGTCTGGCAAGATTCTTTCGTTCCAGCAGAACCCGTGGACGGGAGAAATCTCCTGGGGCGAACGCGACATCACGCCTGAGGAAGGCATTGACGAAGGCGTTCTCAAGGCGATTGCGTCAAAGACGGGTGGGCGTTTCTACCGTGCCGAAAACAAGGCCGAACTTGAAAAGATTTATTCTGAAATCGATGAACTCGAAAAGACGGAAATCGAGACGATCGCTTATGCCCGCTATGCCGAAAAGTTCTACCCGTGGCTCCTGGTCGGTGCACTCCTCATTTTGCTGGAACTCATCCTCGCGAACACCAGATTCGTGAGAATCCCGTGATTATATAGACGAGAGAACGGACCTGAGGTCCTACAGACGAGAGTGGGTAGTGGCGAAGCTGTGTTGTATTTTTCTTTCGCCTTTCGTCTCTCGTCTAATTTACTCTTTCGGTGCCGGGGTTTCGGGCTTGTAGCAGTTCTTTTTGGCTTCCGCGAAGAACTGGGAAATGTTGCTTGTGGAAATGTTCGAAATTTCAGCGTAGTGGAGGCTGAAAGAAATTTTCCAGGCTGTCATGATGTCAGACTGCATGCTGTCGCGGTCGCAATCGCGTACAAGCTTTTGGCAGAACGATTCAATTTCAGAAACTTCATCGCGTTCCATGACGATCACAAACTGGTTTTCACCCGTTCTGGCCAGGAATGCGTTTTGCCCTCGGCACTGTCGCTTGAAAAATGAAGCCAGGTCCGCGATCACGCGGTCGGACATTTCGTAACCAAAGTTGCGTACGATAGCCTTAAAGTAGTCTACTTCCATAACCAGGAAGAACAGTCGCTTGCTTGGATCCTGATGTTGCGTGATGTACTGGAGATAGTCTATCAGTCGGATCTTGTTGTTTACGTTAGTCAGCGGGTCCGATGTGATTCTGTACTTCAACAGTGTGACATAGACGTGCAGGAGCGTAAGCGCGAAAATCGGGTCGGTGAGCGGGATGTCCGGGATGAAGCACTGAAGGATGCATGCGCTGCTCGGTACAAGGGCTATAAATGAGAGATAGAACGCTTCTTTTCGGTTGGTTGAATTTTTTTGCACGATGGCATGCTGGATGCCAAGAACCATGGTCGCGATAATGTAGATGAAGTTCAGCCCGATAAGGAACGGCATAAGCCTTTTGAACTGGAGCGACGTCGTATGGCAGTCGTTTGTAAATCCGTAAATGCTGATGCCGATGCAGATGAATATACCGATGATGCTAGGTGTCGAGAACAGCGGAAACAAGTGCTTGTAAGAATAGATGCTCTTGCGTATGCGGAGGAATATAAAGGAAAACCACAGCTGGGCAAGTAGGAGCGACGAACTCAAGCTTAATGCATACATGACGGCGTAAATAACGCAGATTTTCTGGTTGCTTGAATAAAGATCGCTTTGCACGTGGACCGAATACAGCATTTTCGTGACTGTACTCAGCACGATGTAAATGATGGTGTCGATGATGGTAAAGCCGAGAATGCGTTCTTCGAGGTGCCTGAGGATACTATCCTTGAACTGTAGTAGTGTAATAAGAAGTACTACTATACAGATGACGTTAATTTCTATTAAACCTATGTAGGACATTCTCGCAACCTAAACCTTAACTTGAAATATAACTATTTGAAAGCTTTTCGTATGATGAGCTTATGAAAAGAATTTTGAACTTAGTCAATGGTTGTTGGTCTATGGTCAATAGTTCTTAGAATCGCGTCGTAGGCACCTGACTAAAGGCTAATAACTAAAGACTAATGACTAACTACTAATAACCAACAGCTAACTTTTTCCTTTGCACTTTTGTATATTCTTGGTGCTTGCTGATGCAAGATGTTTTACTGGAGTAGATAATGAGATTTGCCGAACCGAATTTTTTGTGGGGCCTTTTTACTCTGCCTCTGTTTGCGCTTTTGTTTGTCTATGCGTATCATCGTCGCAAGAAGCTTGCGGCCCGCTTTGTTTCGCTTTCGATGCTTTCTAAACTTTCTACGAGTGTCTCGCCGTGGAGGCGCCTGACTAAGGTCTTGTTGCTGCTCCTTGCCATTGCATTTTTGTTTGTGGCGCTCGCCCGTCCGCAGTGGGGCCGTAAAATGGAACATGTGGAGCGCCGTGGCCAGGATCTCGTGCTTTTGCAGGATG
The genomic region above belongs to Fibrobacter sp. UWB4 and contains:
- a CDS encoding ATPase, T2SS/T4P/T4SS family, which encodes MASEIESLLEYALNIGASELIVTEGAPSAVRFAGRVCAVPESSSLPFGSLLEFLGALDGESGTFVGGPWVNTRWRVKYFREAHGNAAIFRPLMAECPEFTALGAPTALDSLLGLSSGLVIFAGPACSGKTVSAVSYVSALCSSSILRFCDLDEGRELPVKTGESLKLVNTVGSTSEKLEQGLRSGTDLFWLGDFDGSSLISILRAAESGALVVMNVTAGNTVGVIDALLSAATPENRDLVRTMLAAALKAVVVQRLLPSAAENGGAVSAWEILFNTQNVAAHIRSGEQFKLPSVMASSASEGMLLMDDCLAEFVRSGYVTAEEAGRYVSNPARLA
- a CDS encoding patatin-like phospholipase family protein, whose product is MFPIPLGWLKKSLLVTVAFVASVYVAPVQAEHSADETLLSAMQLVPDSLQAKKTKTVLYLGGGERSPWFHLGVLYALEEYKIPVDSIVATSWGAWMGALWSLGVSIDDIQRLMLDSYIADYLGVNAIHAKTEHDAFKLPVSLDGVPSLRQRFSFYADTAGRVYRSMHALVPDTASIERSLSRLRFEESLYRQHGTYRIPFTLLTCDSVVGNPSYADIVSSLPLSGHEKSGELCPYLALPQTKNQQEASLIVVADPVRFDVDGNAETRTIKKNVLSMLVDQGIFIRSHSIRDTSRKSMIQAGFSAVERSLRDIIPTVDGRREYGDKQKSEAWFEFNPMFDSLSAEHHSSVLSYWNPKDTGFTAPVNFAYSIASKAPYDTISFSMQPDGCLLIDVGVHPTLDVAAGGFGSNVNGANAYGEVTLNYVNQMEINLKLAGFYGTSSYGFRPRLELSNLISYRWKFRFGYDLMKLRILKAFENDNVYEENRFEYEKRNDLFLSARYAFDKMQSIELKFLFGSREFELSPLALPEMDFFDDDDDFQNSSSNYETSPVTQSVRYSLLNGEDDDWFASKGFAANAYLGLNLIGYGFHQRGPIYGTYALDGRFSYAPTPHSSVTVGAAVGLDAFRDGGRFKFPENFGNTAMEDRYRLHVTPTPWSEDWLDPELSTHGYAMIRVNGGVHRHGFGAWLSFAYIHDFEDKSTARLNSNKFVFEPALRYQYRSFTIYAGLNRIVDTETFGDVKDFKNYRYFIRIGDYNLF
- the mltG gene encoding endolytic transglycosylase MltG produces the protein MKKIFSITAIILVLTAVFAYFHVNQRLSAVSLNENTVILEIPKGSSPTKVLQILQAKGIWKDDFAFTLWCKLNKPALKAGFYEVPAHQTLDELAELFESGKNAVRKVTIPEGRASWEIPAYLQKSFPDLDTARWNKLVQDPKFARSLGIEGNSLEGYLLPDTYPFAINSDEESILRQMVAANFKVRDEMKARKSPMWDKLKNWHRVLTLASVVEEETGIPDERPLIAGVFHNRLDIGMPLGADPTVRFIFKNLTGPIYKSQLNSDSPYNTRKFPGLMPGPISNPGRKAIEATLFPAKTEALYFVAKDDGSHTHFFSTNLADHNKYKDVAAKNRGEKK
- a CDS encoding AzlC family ABC transporter permease, whose protein sequence is MSYLKGLKDGSPIGLGYFAVSFSFGIAGSKIFSWPLVTLISMTNLTSAGQFAGLQIMADAAGTFIEMALATFFINLRYSLMAISLSQKVSPDFGTVKRLLLATGITDEIFAVAMSQKRVTPIYFLGLSTLPYIGWSLGTMVGAICGEILPAIVTNALGVALYGMFVAIVVPQMKVHGPTVFAVVIAVALSCAFKFFPPLSGVSVGFAIIICALVASFVAAWFFPMANVNDDDEEAK
- a CDS encoding AzlD domain-containing protein, which produces MNIDMQTYLIYLLVMAGVTLFLRAVPFILLRKKLKSVFWSSFLAYVPYTVLSAMTVPAIFFATDSRLTGACALFAAVVASLLGGGLVTVAAVSCLTVLGVDGLMLL
- a CDS encoding VWA domain-containing protein, with translation MDIGTLHFQNPEAFWLLLFVPLLIALYVYRQQRRKSTIKFPALALAKKAVPSRRVKFRHIVPALRLAALVCFVVALARPQNAMEVEYTSTDGVDIMLALDVSGSMGTLDMLTRTEQAKLGTMNAEKFLKRGEYWKFSRLGYAQDVIAEFIGKRHSDRIGLSAFGARSFTQCPLTMDYGSLLEILKASDDLARDTLVNNRTAIGDGLMNALARLKMSDAKSRVVILLTDGRDNASVVPPVRAAEVAKSLGVKVYTVGVGKKSGKILSFQQNPWTGEISWGERDITPEEGIDEGVLKAIASKTGGRFYRAENKAELEKIYSEIDELEKTEIETIAYARYAEKFYPWLLVGALLILLELILANTRFVRIP
- a CDS encoding GGDEF domain-containing protein encodes the protein MSYIGLIEINVICIVVLLITLLQFKDSILRHLEERILGFTIIDTIIYIVLSTVTKMLYSVHVQSDLYSSNQKICVIYAVMYALSLSSSLLLAQLWFSFIFLRIRKSIYSYKHLFPLFSTPSIIGIFICIGISIYGFTNDCHTTSLQFKRLMPFLIGLNFIYIIATMVLGIQHAIVQKNSTNRKEAFYLSFIALVPSSACILQCFIPDIPLTDPIFALTLLHVYVTLLKYRITSDPLTNVNNKIRLIDYLQYITQHQDPSKRLFFLVMEVDYFKAIVRNFGYEMSDRVIADLASFFKRQCRGQNAFLARTGENQFVIVMERDEVSEIESFCQKLVRDCDRDSMQSDIMTAWKISFSLHYAEISNISTSNISQFFAEAKKNCYKPETPAPKE